A part of Aegilops tauschii subsp. strangulata cultivar AL8/78 chromosome 2, Aet v6.0, whole genome shotgun sequence genomic DNA contains:
- the LOC109748116 gene encoding sm-like protein LSM7, giving the protein MAGRKETALDLAKFVDKGVQVKLTGGRQVTGTLKGYDQLLNLVLDEAVESEREQDDPLKLSTKTRQLGLIVCRGTAVMLVSPTDGTDEIANPFLAAEGAS; this is encoded by the exons ATG GCGGGGCGCAAGGAGACGGCGCTCGACCTGGCCAAGTTCGTCGACAAGGGCGTCCAGGTCAAGCTCACCGGCGGCCGCCAAG TTACAGGAACCTTGAAGGGATATGACCAGCTGCTCAACTTAGTGCTGGATGAAGCAGTCGAGTCTGAAAGAG AGCAAGATGACCCGTTGAAGCTGTCAACCAAGACCAGACAACTTGGTCTCATT GTGTGCAGAGGCACTGCTGTCATGCTGGTGTCACCAACTGATGGAACCGACGAGATTGCCAACCCCTTCCTCGCAGCGGAGGGGGCGTCATAA